One Bdellovibrio bacteriovorus str. Tiberius DNA segment encodes these proteins:
- the rplS gene encoding 50S ribosomal protein L19 — MAKETNIVRRVSVKAANKNIQSFNSGDTVNVFVKVKEGEKERVQLYKGIVTKIQGSGAAKSFTVRKMSAGVGVERTFPFASPALDKVEIVNVGKVRRSKLYYLRALKGKAAKIESELVSAKAD; from the coding sequence ATGGCTAAAGAAACAAACATCGTTCGTCGCGTTAGTGTTAAAGCTGCTAACAAAAATATCCAGTCCTTCAACTCTGGTGATACTGTTAACGTATTCGTTAAAGTAAAAGAGGGTGAGAAAGAGCGTGTTCAGCTTTACAAAGGTATCGTAACTAAGATCCAAGGATCTGGTGCAGCGAAGTCTTTCACAGTTCGTAAAATGTCCGCTGGTGTTGGCGTGGAAAGAACTTTCCCGTTCGCATCTCCAGCTTTGGATAAAGTTGAGATCGTAAACGTAGGTAAAGTACGTCGTTCTAAACTTTACTACCTTCGCGCTCTTAAAGGTAAAGCAGCTAAGATTGAATCTGAGCTGGTTTCCGCTAAAGCAGACTAG
- a CDS encoding RNA methyltransferase gives MAEETPYVPRLAIGLVHYPVRDRMQKTVATNVTNFDIHDIARAATVFGVEKYYIIHPMQEQLMFVDRVLDHWRTGQGSKFNPMRKTALGNVKAVASVEKAFEDWNVPEALTIATTARTEWAKHKYSFAELRNEMHVAKKPVFMLFGTGFGLTEDLIRSSSGVLESIRGAPPKDYRHLSVRSAVSICLDRVMGPW, from the coding sequence ATGGCTGAAGAAACACCTTACGTGCCCCGTCTGGCGATTGGGCTGGTCCACTATCCGGTGCGAGATCGCATGCAGAAAACAGTGGCCACCAACGTGACCAATTTTGATATTCATGACATCGCCCGCGCGGCGACCGTCTTCGGGGTGGAAAAATATTACATCATCCATCCCATGCAAGAGCAGCTGATGTTTGTGGATCGCGTGCTGGATCACTGGCGTACCGGCCAGGGCTCCAAGTTCAACCCCATGAGAAAGACCGCCCTGGGGAACGTAAAGGCCGTTGCGAGCGTCGAAAAGGCATTTGAGGACTGGAATGTCCCAGAGGCCTTGACGATCGCTACAACCGCCCGTACGGAGTGGGCGAAGCATAAGTACTCGTTTGCCGAGCTGCGTAATGAAATGCATGTGGCCAAAAAGCCAGTTTTTATGCTATTTGGAACAGGCTTCGGTTTGACGGAAGACCTCATCAGATCCTCGTCAGGGGTTCTGGAGAGCATTAGGGGTGCTCCCCCCAAAGATTATCGGCATCTTTCAGTAAGATCTGCCGTAAGTATCTGTCTTGACCGTGTCATGGGTCCATGGTAG
- the trmD gene encoding tRNA (guanosine(37)-N1)-methyltransferase TrmD, producing the protein MLKIDVITLFPEMIQGAVSHGVLGQALKGDLLSVQAHTPREFATDKHRTVDDRPFGGGDGMIMLSETLEKSLQKVQHKNSKIIYLSPQGSVLTDDKARELSQAEHLVLVCGRYGGIDQRIINSYVDEEISVGDYVLSGGELGALVVIDALSRFIPGVLGHVDSADKDSFSEGLLEHPNFTRPRQYLGQDVPEVLLGGNHKLIADWKEKVSALVTLKKRPDLFIIYLAEEREKYRALKKKKTAEPLKELFKFWQQLSPQDREVLGLEDLNEESFNG; encoded by the coding sequence ATGCTTAAAATCGATGTGATCACTCTTTTCCCTGAGATGATCCAGGGCGCGGTGTCTCACGGCGTCCTGGGGCAGGCATTAAAGGGTGATCTTTTGTCGGTGCAGGCGCACACTCCGCGCGAATTTGCCACCGACAAACACCGCACGGTCGACGATCGTCCCTTTGGCGGTGGTGACGGCATGATCATGCTGTCCGAGACTCTCGAAAAATCCCTTCAAAAAGTGCAACATAAGAATTCCAAGATCATCTATCTGTCGCCGCAAGGCTCGGTGCTCACGGATGACAAGGCCCGTGAATTATCCCAGGCAGAACATCTGGTTTTGGTCTGTGGCCGTTATGGCGGGATCGATCAGCGAATCATCAACAGCTATGTGGATGAAGAAATCTCTGTAGGGGATTATGTGCTTTCCGGCGGCGAGCTGGGGGCGCTGGTGGTGATCGATGCACTTTCGCGTTTCATTCCCGGTGTGCTGGGGCATGTGGATTCAGCGGACAAGGACAGTTTTTCAGAAGGTCTTCTGGAGCATCCCAATTTCACTCGTCCTCGCCAGTATTTAGGGCAGGATGTTCCCGAAGTTCTTTTGGGTGGCAATCACAAGTTGATCGCCGACTGGAAAGAGAAAGTTTCGGCGTTGGTGACCTTAAAGAAACGCCCGGATCTGTTCATCATCTATCTGGCGGAAGAGCGTGAAAAGTACCGCGCATTGAAAAAGAAAAAAACGGCAGAGCCCCTGAAGGAGCTCTTTAAGTTCTGGCAGCAACTATCCCCTCAGGATCGCGAAGTTTTGGGTCTTGAGGACCTGAATGAGGAAAGCTTCAATGGCTGA
- the rimM gene encoding ribosome maturation factor RimM (Essential for efficient processing of 16S rRNA), whose protein sequence is MKLVGKIREAHGLKGDLYVLVFSGEIAWAKRMKTFGLKAKDSDEIKTFTVERTKPFKKGLIVKAAEVADRTAAEGLEHMEFFIEEDLMVSKPGETIFLSEIKNFKLKNPEQTVLGEIVGFSSNGVQDLLVVETVDGKTAEVPFVDAFIKKIDFKHQAVVMDLPEGLFDIENA, encoded by the coding sequence ATGAAATTGGTAGGAAAAATTCGCGAAGCTCACGGCCTTAAAGGAGACCTTTATGTTTTGGTCTTCTCTGGTGAAATTGCCTGGGCAAAACGCATGAAAACCTTTGGCCTTAAAGCCAAAGACTCAGATGAAATCAAAACTTTCACTGTTGAGCGCACCAAGCCTTTCAAAAAAGGTCTGATCGTAAAAGCTGCTGAAGTGGCTGATCGCACCGCTGCCGAAGGTCTGGAGCACATGGAATTCTTCATCGAGGAAGACCTGATGGTGTCCAAGCCGGGTGAAACCATCTTCCTGTCTGAGATTAAAAACTTCAAGTTGAAGAATCCAGAACAAACCGTATTGGGCGAAATCGTTGGTTTTTCCTCTAACGGTGTTCAGGATTTGCTGGTGGTTGAAACTGTTGACGGTAAAACAGCGGAAGTTCCGTTCGTTGATGCTTTCATCAAAAAAATCGACTTCAAACATCAGGCTGTCGTGATGGATTTGCCTGAAGGGCTTTTCGATATCGAAAATGCTTAA
- a CDS encoding KH domain-containing protein, with protein MDSLKDLVEFMAKSLVDKPENVEVDEIPGQQTTLLALKVDKEDLGKVIGKQGKTAAAMRTIIRAAGTKLNKRYHLDIVE; from the coding sequence ATGGATAGCTTGAAAGACCTCGTTGAGTTCATGGCGAAGTCCCTTGTGGACAAACCTGAAAATGTCGAAGTTGATGAAATCCCTGGTCAGCAAACCACACTTCTTGCTTTGAAGGTCGATAAAGAAGACCTTGGGAAAGTAATTGGTAAGCAAGGTAAAACCGCTGCTGCGATGAGAACTATCATCCGCGCTGCGGGTACTAAGCTTAACAAACGTTATCACCTGGATATCGTTGAATAG
- the rpsP gene encoding 30S ribosomal protein S16 has protein sequence MAVVIRLARMGAKHEPKYRVTVADSRRYVTGKFLDILGTYIPSPKGNDKKIELDLAKVEEWIKKGAQPSERVKHVIKLAQAK, from the coding sequence ATGGCAGTTGTAATTCGTTTGGCTCGTATGGGCGCTAAGCATGAACCTAAATACCGCGTTACTGTAGCGGATTCCCGTCGTTATGTGACTGGTAAATTCCTTGATATTCTTGGAACTTACATTCCATCTCCAAAAGGTAACGACAAAAAGATTGAGCTTGATCTGGCTAAAGTTGAAGAGTGGATCAAAAAAGGTGCACAACCTTCAGAGCGCGTAAAACACGTGATCAAATTGGCTCAAGCTAAATAA
- the ffh gene encoding signal recognition particle protein produces MFENLSDKIMTSLKKVRGQHKISEANIEEVIKEIRLSLLEADVNFKVVKTFIDKVKEKALGQDVLTNVNPGQMFVKIVHDELVNVLGGGAVDINVRENPSVIFLVGLQGAGKTTSAAKLSLYIRQKLNKKPGLVPADIYRPAAIDQLQVLGKQNNIPTFPTQVGMKPEEILEKAKQWARDNMVEVVIVDTAGRLQIDEDLMGELGRLKEIWTPQEILLVADAMLGQQSVNVAEGFHKRLNLTGLVLTKVDGDARGGAALSIREVTGIPIKFLGIGEKVTALEVFHPDRLAGRILDMGDVLSLVEKAQEVIDEKSARDSAKKLMKNEFTLEDFLTQIQQLKKMGGFESILKFLPGMGELSKQLKNMTPPDAEMKKIEAIIRSMTYQERHNHKILNASRRQRIAKGSGTQVQDVNKLIKQFEDAKKMMGGMMKMGMGRGGMKFPF; encoded by the coding sequence ATGTTTGAGAATCTATCAGATAAAATCATGACAAGCCTTAAAAAGGTCCGCGGTCAGCATAAGATCAGCGAAGCCAATATTGAGGAAGTCATCAAGGAAATCCGTCTGAGTCTTCTTGAAGCTGACGTGAACTTCAAAGTGGTGAAAACCTTTATCGATAAGGTGAAGGAAAAAGCCCTGGGTCAGGACGTCCTGACCAACGTCAATCCCGGCCAGATGTTCGTAAAGATCGTCCATGACGAACTGGTGAACGTTCTTGGTGGCGGCGCGGTTGATATCAACGTTCGTGAAAACCCAAGCGTGATCTTTTTGGTGGGTTTGCAGGGGGCGGGTAAAACCACGTCGGCTGCGAAATTGTCTCTTTATATCCGCCAGAAACTGAATAAAAAACCGGGTTTGGTTCCAGCCGACATCTATCGTCCGGCCGCGATCGACCAGTTGCAGGTTCTGGGTAAGCAGAACAACATCCCGACATTCCCAACCCAAGTGGGCATGAAGCCGGAAGAAATTCTGGAAAAAGCCAAACAATGGGCTCGCGACAACATGGTCGAAGTGGTCATTGTCGATACGGCAGGACGCCTGCAGATCGATGAAGATCTGATGGGTGAACTGGGTCGTTTGAAAGAAATCTGGACGCCACAGGAGATTCTGTTGGTGGCCGATGCGATGCTGGGTCAGCAGTCCGTGAACGTGGCTGAAGGCTTCCACAAACGCCTGAATCTGACAGGTCTGGTTCTGACCAAGGTGGACGGGGATGCGCGCGGTGGTGCGGCCTTGTCGATCCGTGAAGTGACCGGGATCCCAATTAAATTCCTGGGTATTGGTGAAAAAGTCACGGCGTTGGAAGTCTTCCACCCGGACCGTCTGGCCGGCCGTATCCTGGACATGGGCGACGTACTGTCTCTGGTTGAGAAAGCCCAGGAAGTCATTGATGAAAAGTCTGCGCGTGATTCCGCGAAGAAACTCATGAAGAATGAGTTCACTTTGGAGGATTTCCTGACTCAGATCCAGCAGCTCAAGAAGATGGGCGGCTTTGAAAGTATTTTGAAATTTTTACCGGGCATGGGTGAGCTCAGCAAGCAGCTGAAAAATATGACCCCTCCGGATGCAGAAATGAAAAAGATTGAAGCGATCATTCGCTCCATGACCTATCAGGAACGTCATAACCATAAGATTTTAAACGCTTCGCGTCGTCAAAGGATCGCGAAGGGGAGCGGAACTCAAGTTCAGGACGTGAACAAGCTTATAAAGCAGTTTGAGGATGCAAAAAAGATGATGGGCGGTATGATGAAAATGGGTATGGGCCGGGGCGGAATGAAGTTTCCATTTTAG
- a CDS encoding ABC transporter permease, giving the protein MTGFVTIFQREIARFLKVLVQTVVTPFISSFLYLLIFGVSLGEQMASHQGVSYLSFLIPGLMMMGIINNAFQNSSSSIVSSKFSGDLEDLRVAPVTDQEIIWAMSLAALVRGSIVAVITYIVGSLFMYYQNGTWLVIAHPVAALFFVVLAGLIFGMIGISIAFWANTFDQLSAFSAFILLPLTYLGGVFLSIEHLHPFWQAVSKANPLLYLINGLRYGILGVSDVNVWTAAFISLIGIGVFYGVARLSLRKGSFQRW; this is encoded by the coding sequence ATGACCGGTTTTGTGACTATTTTCCAGCGTGAAATTGCACGATTCCTGAAAGTTCTGGTGCAGACGGTGGTGACGCCGTTTATTTCCTCTTTCCTGTATCTTTTGATCTTTGGTGTGTCTTTGGGTGAACAAATGGCTTCACACCAGGGCGTAAGTTATCTTAGCTTCCTGATTCCGGGTCTGATGATGATGGGTATTATCAACAATGCCTTTCAGAATTCATCCTCTTCGATTGTGTCGTCCAAATTTTCAGGCGATCTGGAAGATCTGCGTGTGGCTCCCGTCACTGATCAGGAGATCATCTGGGCCATGAGTCTTGCGGCCCTGGTTCGCGGAAGTATCGTGGCGGTGATAACTTACATCGTGGGTTCTTTGTTCATGTACTACCAAAATGGCACATGGCTGGTGATTGCTCACCCGGTGGCAGCATTGTTCTTTGTGGTGCTGGCCGGTCTGATCTTTGGAATGATCGGCATCAGCATTGCGTTTTGGGCCAACACCTTTGATCAATTGTCGGCATTTTCCGCTTTCATTTTGCTTCCGCTGACTTATCTGGGTGGTGTGTTCTTGTCGATCGAACACTTGCATCCATTCTGGCAGGCGGTTTCCAAAGCCAATCCGTTGCTGTATCTGATCAACGGTCTTCGTTATGGAATTCTGGGAGTCAGTGATGTGAATGTCTGGACCGCCGCCTTTATTTCCCTGATCGGAATTGGTGTGTTCTATGGTGTCGCACGACTTTCTTTGCGCAAAGGATCCTTCCAGCGCTGGTAG
- a CDS encoding ABC transporter ATP-binding protein: MNLPLEITDLRKTYRGGTVEAVKGMTFSVKPGEIFGLLGPNGAGKTTIISTITTLEKPTSGTVKVFGVDVCNDPMFTKKQIGVVHQEVITSGFFDVEEILTFHSGYYGLRKNKERIHFLLEKLSLYEHRHKKVKQLSGGMKRRLMIAKALVHNPKLLLLDEPTAGVDIRLREDLWKFVQELRGEGMSILLTTHYLEEAQQLCDRVGIINLGSLVVLGDTKAIIREYTHKKIRVLLTEKHLIQSDYLTEVDGKEYSFVVPQNKTLGEFLSEVSIPTGLIADVQIEEGSLEDAFLKLVTKKESQVSL, from the coding sequence ATGAATTTGCCATTAGAGATTACTGACCTCAGAAAAACCTACCGCGGCGGCACCGTCGAAGCGGTGAAGGGTATGACCTTTTCCGTAAAACCCGGCGAGATTTTCGGTCTGCTGGGGCCTAACGGGGCGGGTAAGACGACGATTATTTCAACCATCACGACGCTTGAAAAGCCCACCTCGGGGACGGTGAAAGTGTTCGGTGTGGATGTTTGCAATGATCCGATGTTCACAAAAAAACAAATAGGCGTCGTGCATCAGGAAGTGATTACTTCCGGTTTCTTCGACGTTGAAGAAATCCTGACCTTCCATTCTGGTTACTATGGTCTGCGTAAAAACAAAGAACGCATTCACTTCCTGCTGGAAAAACTGTCTTTGTACGAACACCGCCATAAAAAAGTAAAACAGCTTTCCGGCGGGATGAAGCGCCGTTTGATGATCGCCAAGGCTCTGGTTCACAATCCAAAGCTGTTGCTTTTGGATGAACCCACGGCCGGGGTCGACATTCGTCTGCGTGAAGACCTGTGGAAGTTTGTTCAAGAGCTTCGCGGCGAAGGCATGTCCATTCTGCTGACGACTCACTATCTGGAAGAAGCCCAGCAGCTGTGCGACCGCGTCGGCATTATCAATCTGGGATCTCTGGTGGTTCTGGGGGATACCAAAGCCATTATCCGCGAATACACGCATAAAAAAATCCGTGTTCTTCTGACCGAAAAACATCTGATTCAGTCTGACTATCTGACTGAAGTGGACGGGAAAGAATACAGTTTCGTTGTGCCTCAGAATAAAACCCTGGGTGAATTCCTGAGCGAAGTCAGCATCCCGACAGGGCTGATCGCTGATGTTCAGATCGAGGAAGGCAGTCTGGAAGACGCCTTCCTGAAGCTTGTTACCAAGAAAGAATCGCAGGTGTCGCTATGA
- a CDS encoding peptide chain release factor 3: MQVTPQIQKEIQRRRTFAIISHPDAGKTTLTEKLLYHGGVIHETGEVKGKQGTKAVTSDWMAMEREKGISITSSVMTFDFDGLRVNLLDTPGHKDFSEDTYRVLMAVESACMLIDVAKGVEERTKKLYEVCRLRKIPIFTFVNKLDREGKDPLTLIDEVEKTLNMQCYPVTWPLGIGQRFRGIYNRLTKEIWIYDQRREEVEDYKIIPFEKGKDDKILYDYLDKESADQVLEELDLIEGALPPFDVNEFLNGTISPVTFGSAKQNFGVDTFLQFFTKYAPGPQPRHLKDGKEMDPCDANFSGFVFKIQANMDKRHRDRIAFIRICSGKFERGMKVKHSRHDKELRLSYASQFVAADKETVDDAYAGDIVGVGDTGNFAIGDCVYASGKVHFEDIPKFAPELFGKLSVRDALKRQKMNEALNHLSEEGAIQLFIDPIVGHQDPIIGAVGELQFEVLIRRLQDEYNLEVKLNRLPYGVARWPRTEDGKPVTDLKGGANMYRDLQNNPVVLVNQEWDLNWLKRENPTVEFHTSISRAR; this comes from the coding sequence ATGCAAGTCACTCCTCAGATCCAAAAAGAAATTCAGCGTCGCCGTACGTTTGCGATCATCTCTCACCCGGATGCCGGTAAGACCACGCTGACAGAAAAATTGCTTTATCACGGGGGCGTGATTCACGAAACCGGGGAAGTAAAGGGCAAGCAGGGGACGAAGGCTGTGACCTCCGACTGGATGGCCATGGAGCGCGAAAAAGGGATCTCCATCACGTCTTCCGTGATGACCTTTGATTTCGACGGTTTGCGTGTGAACCTGCTGGACACACCGGGACACAAAGACTTCTCTGAGGATACTTACCGCGTATTGATGGCCGTGGAATCCGCGTGCATGCTGATCGACGTTGCCAAGGGTGTGGAAGAACGTACTAAAAAACTTTACGAAGTCTGCCGCCTGCGCAAGATCCCGATTTTCACATTCGTGAACAAACTGGACCGTGAAGGTAAAGATCCGCTGACGTTGATTGATGAAGTTGAAAAGACTTTGAACATGCAGTGCTACCCTGTGACCTGGCCTCTGGGCATCGGTCAGCGCTTCCGTGGTATCTACAACCGTCTGACCAAAGAAATCTGGATCTATGATCAGCGCCGTGAAGAAGTGGAAGACTACAAAATCATTCCATTTGAAAAAGGCAAAGACGATAAAATCCTTTATGACTATCTGGATAAGGAATCCGCTGACCAGGTTCTGGAAGAACTGGATCTGATCGAAGGCGCATTGCCGCCATTTGATGTGAATGAATTCCTGAACGGCACTATTTCGCCGGTGACCTTTGGTTCTGCGAAACAGAACTTCGGGGTGGACACATTCCTGCAGTTCTTCACCAAGTACGCTCCGGGCCCACAACCTCGTCATCTGAAAGATGGCAAGGAAATGGATCCTTGTGATGCGAACTTCTCTGGTTTCGTATTTAAAATCCAGGCCAATATGGACAAGCGTCACCGCGACCGTATTGCCTTTATCCGTATCTGCTCTGGTAAGTTCGAGCGTGGCATGAAGGTGAAACATTCCCGTCATGACAAAGAGCTGCGCCTGTCCTATGCCAGTCAGTTTGTCGCAGCTGACAAAGAAACTGTGGATGATGCTTACGCGGGCGATATCGTCGGGGTCGGTGACACCGGTAACTTTGCTATCGGCGACTGTGTTTATGCCTCTGGTAAAGTTCATTTCGAGGACATTCCGAAGTTTGCTCCGGAACTGTTCGGGAAACTGTCTGTTCGAGACGCCCTGAAACGTCAGAAAATGAATGAAGCCTTGAACCACCTTTCTGAAGAAGGTGCGATTCAGTTGTTTATTGATCCTATCGTCGGCCATCAGGATCCGATCATCGGTGCCGTCGGTGAACTTCAGTTTGAAGTTCTGATCCGTCGTTTGCAGGACGAGTACAATCTGGAAGTGAAGCTGAACCGCTTGCCATACGGCGTGGCCCGCTGGCCGCGCACGGAAGATGGCAAACCAGTCACAGACCTTAAAGGTGGCGCGAACATGTACCGTGATCTGCAGAATAATCCGGTTGTTCTGGTAAATCAGGAATGGGATCTAAACTGGCTGAAGCGCGAAAACCCAACAGTGGAATTCCACACTAGTATCTCGCGCGCTCGCTAG
- the trhO gene encoding oxygen-dependent tRNA uridine(34) hydroxylase TrhO has translation MSESLNYYVTAYYRFTKLADLPAIQKALEDKAEELNVKGLVILGDEGYNSTCAASSMESFEAWKAFIREYFNSPDQFFKDSDSTKSPFRRFKVKVRNEIVTTGIPGVMPPEGVNHHLTPTEWNKVMKEESDYVMIDTRNWYEYKIGTFKGALNPNIEKFTEFPQYIEAQGIPKDKKMLIFCTGGIRCEKGILELQDKGYNNVFQLDGGILNYMKEYPNDQFEGECFVFDHRVAVDQNLQPSTKFGLCPHCGQPATINVDCKRCDSHALVCEDCVKIDYAKDTCSRNCAYQLEKHPARKGQKQLVPFEIEKMKAEGKDTGTVPQIRVTRTKYISLNKNGEAETRSTKETAE, from the coding sequence ATGTCTGAATCGCTGAACTATTATGTTACGGCTTATTATCGTTTTACTAAACTGGCAGATCTGCCAGCCATCCAAAAAGCTCTGGAAGACAAAGCGGAAGAACTCAACGTCAAAGGACTCGTGATCCTGGGCGACGAGGGCTACAATTCCACATGTGCCGCTTCTTCCATGGAATCTTTTGAAGCCTGGAAAGCGTTCATTCGCGAATACTTCAATTCTCCGGATCAGTTTTTTAAAGATTCCGATTCGACGAAGTCCCCGTTCCGCCGCTTCAAAGTCAAAGTTCGTAACGAGATCGTGACCACGGGTATTCCAGGAGTGATGCCTCCGGAAGGTGTGAATCATCACCTGACACCAACCGAGTGGAACAAAGTCATGAAAGAAGAATCTGACTATGTGATGATCGACACGCGCAACTGGTACGAATACAAAATCGGAACCTTCAAAGGCGCCCTGAATCCCAATATTGAAAAGTTCACGGAATTCCCGCAATACATCGAAGCGCAAGGAATTCCTAAGGACAAAAAAATGCTGATCTTCTGTACTGGTGGCATTCGTTGTGAAAAAGGCATCCTGGAACTTCAGGACAAAGGGTACAACAACGTCTTCCAGCTGGACGGCGGTATTCTGAATTATATGAAAGAATACCCGAACGATCAGTTCGAGGGCGAATGCTTCGTCTTTGACCACCGCGTGGCGGTCGATCAGAACCTGCAACCCTCCACCAAGTTCGGCCTGTGCCCGCACTGCGGTCAGCCTGCGACAATCAATGTCGACTGCAAACGCTGTGATTCCCATGCGCTGGTTTGCGAAGACTGTGTCAAAATCGATTACGCCAAAGACACTTGCTCAAGAAACTGCGCTTACCAGCTGGAAAAACATCCGGCCCGCAAGGGTCAGAAACAACTGGTGCCGTTTGAAATCGAAAAGATGAAAGCCGAAGGCAAGGACACCGGAACAGTTCCACAGATTCGTGTGACTCGCACCAAGTACATTTCACTCAACAAGAACGGCGAAGCGGAAACCCGCTCCACCAAAGAAACTGCTGAGTAG
- a CDS encoding calcium:proton antiporter, translated as MIMSTAQFIRKGLEPQHLISSVSFIVFLVSSMFAEGNMWITVTAAVFLGVAVMSSVHHAEVIAHKIGEGLGTLVLALCVTIIEVGLIVSLMNQSTVSADSAVLARDTIFAAVMIITNGMVALCLILGGMKYKEQEFQVQGSKSLMVVLMTLALLVFVLPNFTTTTAVGTYNPPQMIFIGIICVVLYLLFILFQTTTHKTYFEAVDTKSDISPIDPTHEITKSDAWLSFISLSVSLIAVIGLAKMISPLIEQGVDYVGAPKSMVGLLIAGIVLLPETWAAINAARANRLQTSLNLALGSGIASIALTIPTVIAFCLYTNQTLMLGLDPKNMVFLIMTFMAGMITLGTGKATLLQGAVHGVILLTYFVMSFIP; from the coding sequence ATGATCATGAGCACAGCCCAATTCATCCGAAAAGGACTCGAACCCCAGCATTTGATTTCCTCCGTCAGTTTCATCGTGTTCCTGGTGTCGTCAATGTTTGCCGAAGGCAATATGTGGATCACTGTGACCGCGGCGGTGTTCCTGGGTGTGGCAGTGATGTCCTCTGTCCACCACGCTGAAGTTATTGCCCACAAAATTGGCGAAGGCCTGGGGACCTTGGTTCTTGCTCTTTGCGTGACGATCATCGAAGTGGGACTGATTGTGTCTTTGATGAACCAATCCACCGTCAGTGCTGATTCGGCTGTATTGGCCCGTGACACGATTTTTGCCGCGGTGATGATCATCACCAACGGGATGGTGGCACTGTGCCTGATTCTGGGCGGTATGAAGTACAAAGAGCAGGAGTTCCAGGTTCAAGGCTCAAAAAGTCTGATGGTTGTTTTGATGACCCTGGCCCTTTTGGTGTTTGTGCTTCCCAATTTCACAACCACAACCGCAGTAGGCACCTACAACCCGCCACAAATGATCTTCATTGGTATCATCTGCGTGGTTTTGTATCTTCTGTTCATTCTGTTCCAGACCACCACACACAAAACCTACTTTGAGGCCGTGGACACCAAGAGTGATATTTCCCCGATTGATCCCACTCATGAAATCACTAAATCCGACGCCTGGCTGAGTTTTATTTCCCTGTCTGTCAGTCTGATTGCCGTGATCGGTCTTGCAAAAATGATCTCGCCATTGATTGAACAGGGTGTGGACTATGTCGGCGCTCCAAAATCGATGGTGGGTCTTTTGATCGCAGGTATCGTGTTGCTGCCAGAGACCTGGGCCGCTATCAACGCCGCACGTGCCAACCGCCTGCAAACCAGTCTGAATCTGGCGCTGGGCTCTGGTATCGCCAGTATCGCACTGACGATCCCCACCGTCATTGCATTCTGCCTTTACACGAACCAGACACTGATGCTGGGCCTGGATCCTAAAAACATGGTCTTTTTGATTATGACATTCATGGCCGGCATGATCACACTGGGAACCGGAAAAGCCACCTTGCTTCAAGGGGCGGTTCACGGCGTGATTCTATTAACTTACTTTGTGATGTCCTTCATCCCTTAA
- a CDS encoding SlyX family protein — translation MSEDRFVDLEIKLTHQEQKLEELHHVVYEQQKTIDKMETLLQGLTNRLKEVLGTEGDEIRGNEKPPHY, via the coding sequence ATGAGCGAAGACAGATTCGTTGATCTTGAAATCAAGCTGACTCACCAGGAACAAAAGCTGGAAGAACTGCATCATGTAGTTTATGAACAGCAAAAGACCATCGACAAAATGGAGACCCTGCTTCAGGGTCTGACCAATCGACTGAAAGAAGTTCTGGGAACCGAAGGTGATGAGATTCGCGGCAATGAAAAGCCGCCTCATTACTAG
- a CDS encoding transposase, with amino-acid sequence MRPAQGHHYFMLKSKIILALSLCTLFAACSPMSSMTANKRDAEFYGRFVNPAEQMDSAVEKLDQVKLLETGSDYPMRMALFTNGKFYYQVDKLGDGQGLWDVADGVLRLRAIRPLFDMHLFVSGAQVEGDETVIRFIDRHGFNSIKIQLRDPELMKQQGVVPPALPLYQASEKDI; translated from the coding sequence TTGAGACCAGCTCAAGGTCATCATTATTTCATGCTTAAATCCAAAATCATCCTGGCGTTGTCTTTGTGTACTTTGTTTGCGGCTTGTTCTCCGATGAGCTCCATGACTGCAAATAAGCGTGATGCCGAATTCTATGGCCGCTTTGTGAATCCTGCCGAGCAAATGGACAGTGCTGTGGAAAAGCTGGATCAGGTAAAACTTCTTGAAACAGGCTCTGATTACCCAATGCGAATGGCGCTGTTCACGAATGGCAAATTCTATTATCAGGTGGACAAGCTGGGCGACGGACAGGGTTTGTGGGATGTGGCTGACGGCGTCTTGCGCCTTAGGGCGATCCGTCCGTTGTTTGATATGCACTTGTTTGTGTCGGGTGCTCAGGTGGAGGGCGACGAAACTGTAATTCGTTTCATCGACCGTCATGGATTCAATTCAATCAAAATTCAACTGCGCGATCCTGAGCTGATGAAGCAGCAGGGGGTTGTTCCTCCGGCACTGCCTCTGTATCAGGCTTCTGAAAAAGACATCTAG